Proteins encoded by one window of Methanobrevibacter sp.:
- a CDS encoding DUF2162 family putative transporter: MNLLVSLFGAIILAAVLLLAIGTGLLSEFFKYDLRRHSIIIVLISLIIAIIIIALSPFYEAVIGLTVNNFFFYMVMAIISLALGILTFYYWEKEHKYDNVLKGLLYLDFIPVSYGLFILSSAALSPSFIFDTANFSLTVTTVHLAIIIALLLIIISIIAYRFSDFIEDYRITEYPIIYGSMMVIFAFIFIVFGFLIPTISQVLEYPSTQLTLMPMNVGMVLLVLLVVCFGIGVLFKKRNNRLK; encoded by the coding sequence ATGAATTTATTGGTTAGCTTATTTGGAGCAATTATTCTCGCTGCAGTCCTATTATTGGCAATTGGAACTGGCTTGCTGTCTGAATTCTTCAAGTACGATTTGAGAAGGCACAGCATTATCATAGTTCTCATTTCATTGATAATTGCCATAATAATCATTGCATTGAGCCCCTTTTATGAGGCTGTAATCGGCTTGACAGTGAATAATTTCTTTTTCTATATGGTGATGGCAATCATTTCATTAGCACTTGGAATATTGACATTCTATTATTGGGAAAAAGAACATAAATACGATAATGTACTAAAGGGTTTGTTGTATCTGGACTTCATACCAGTCTCCTATGGATTGTTCATATTGTCTTCAGCTGCATTGTCTCCAAGCTTCATATTCGATACGGCCAATTTCTCACTTACTGTCACAACAGTTCATTTGGCTATTATCATAGCTCTCTTATTGATAATCATAAGCATTATCGCTTACAGATTTTCAGATTTCATTGAAGATTACCGAATTACAGAGTATCCGATAATATATGGAAGCATGATGGTGATCTTCGCATTCATATTCATAGTATTTGGATTTTTAATACCTACAATAAGTCAGGTATTGGAATATCCATCCACTCAACTCACTTTAATGCCAATGAATGTAGGAATGGTTCTTTTGGTCCTATTAGTTGTTTGCTTTGGCATTGGAGTCTTGTTTAAAAAGAGAAACAATAGGTTAAAATAA
- a CDS encoding DUF2149 domain-containing protein — protein sequence MVRKKSRRRSRQEEDPMAGTTNLVDAMLVLALGFLIFAVIGWNLQSVIFSDMSPEERQETMESIKEITNVTQGEKLNETPDTSNSSGEGYVEQGKVYKDSKTGNLIMVEG from the coding sequence ATGGTTAGAAAGAAATCTAGACGTCGGTCACGACAGGAAGAGGATCCTATGGCTGGAACCACAAACCTTGTGGATGCTATGCTTGTTCTTGCTCTCGGATTCCTGATCTTTGCCGTAATCGGCTGGAACTTGCAAAGCGTTATCTTTAGTGACATGTCTCCAGAGGAGCGGCAGGAAACCATGGAGTCAATCAAGGAGATCACCAATGTGACACAAGGTGAAAAGTTGAATGAAACTCCAGACACTTCAAACAGCTCTGGAGAAGGTTATGTGGAACAGGGAAAGGTATATAAGGATTCGAAAACGGGTAATCTGATTATGGTGGAAGGATAA
- a CDS encoding CDP-glycerol glycerophosphotransferase family protein encodes MIFNLFRIFPLKSNRVSFITTKNASFESNLRFLADELKGRETSKGEKYEYHFIPKDQFSLSNMKLLATSKYVFLTDNFFAIAFMRFHKKAKLIQLWHGTGLFKKFGYDLLEDNEKKVMLKFSNKITNLFVSSKNVVDIYARNFAIDKSKVIPLGIPRNDFYSKEHLDEKFISNLKAEFEKDYPNLRGKKIVLYAPTFREHPKYNAVFNYFDVEQFIEELGDEYILCIKLHPNYNKFTDKDYQIDLDELSQTYNIVNFTEYKDEQKLFLISDILITDYSSVMVEYTLLKKPIILFVYDLDNYLEKERGFYFDYRKSVPGNIVQNTDELIDVIKNEDFNMKNLERFANFQFDYFDEFSSKRILDYVLDD; translated from the coding sequence ATGATTTTTAATTTATTTAGAATTTTTCCACTAAAATCCAATAGGGTTTCCTTCATAACTACCAAAAACGCTTCATTTGAGAGCAATTTGCGCTTTTTGGCAGATGAGCTAAAAGGAAGAGAAACTTCCAAAGGGGAAAAGTATGAATATCATTTCATTCCAAAGGATCAGTTTTCATTGTCCAACATGAAACTGCTTGCAACTTCTAAATACGTTTTCTTAACAGATAACTTCTTTGCAATAGCCTTTATGAGATTTCATAAGAAAGCAAAATTAATCCAATTATGGCATGGAACAGGATTGTTCAAGAAATTCGGCTATGACCTATTGGAAGACAATGAGAAGAAGGTCATGCTTAAGTTTTCAAATAAGATAACTAATCTGTTTGTAAGTTCCAAGAATGTGGTGGATATATATGCTCGCAATTTTGCAATAGACAAGTCAAAGGTCATCCCACTTGGAATTCCTAGAAACGATTTCTACTCTAAGGAACATTTGGATGAGAAATTCATCTCTAACCTAAAAGCTGAGTTTGAAAAGGACTATCCTAATCTTAGAGGTAAGAAAATAGTTCTTTATGCACCAACCTTTAGGGAACATCCAAAATATAATGCCGTTTTCAATTACTTTGACGTTGAACAGTTCATTGAGGAATTAGGTGACGAATACATACTATGCATTAAGTTGCATCCAAATTACAATAAGTTCACCGATAAGGACTATCAGATAGATTTGGATGAATTAAGCCAAACATATAATATCGTTAATTTCACAGAGTATAAGGATGAACAGAAGCTATTCTTGATTTCTGACATATTGATCACAGATTACTCTTCAGTGATGGTGGAGTATACATTGCTGAAAAAGCCAATCATCCTGTTTGTCTATGATCTGGACAATTATCTTGAAAAGGAAAGGGGATTCTACTTTGATTATAGAAAAAGCGTTCCGGGAAACATAGTTCAGAATACTGATGAGCTGATTGATGTAATCAAAAATGAGGATTTCAATATGAAGAACTTGGAGAGGTTTGCTAATTTCCAATTTGATTATTTTGATGAGTTTTCAAGCAAGCGTATTCTAGATTATGTATTGGATGATTGA